A stretch of Bradyrhizobium sp. CCBAU 53338 DNA encodes these proteins:
- a CDS encoding helix-turn-helix domain-containing protein: protein MPKVKNKAAANFGSRLKQLREERSMTITELARRIDVTPPAIWHWEKRGRLPKPATIKAVAKVLDVSSEFLENGVHIVSTQDQGPSDQISMRPDEMSLEQLIRAIEAKGFHVRISSAGDREASEA, encoded by the coding sequence GTGCCTAAAGTCAAGAACAAGGCCGCTGCCAACTTTGGTTCGCGCTTGAAGCAGCTGCGGGAAGAGCGGTCTATGACCATCACGGAGCTGGCGAGGCGGATTGACGTGACGCCGCCCGCAATTTGGCATTGGGAGAAGCGGGGCAGGCTGCCCAAGCCCGCCACCATAAAGGCCGTGGCAAAGGTTCTCGACGTCAGTTCCGAATTTCTCGAGAACGGTGTCCATATCGTGAGCACCCAGGATCAAGGGCCCTCGGACCAGATCTCGATGCGCCCGGACGAGATGAGCCTCGAACAGCTGATCCGTGCCATCGAGGCAAAAGGCTTTCATGTCCGGATCTCTTCGGCCGGCGATCGCGAGGCCTCCGAGGCCTAA